Genomic window (Psychromonas sp. L1A2):
ATAATGTAAAATGGGATGTGCAGTTAATGGCATTACTTACATTAAACCTAGAGGCCGATGCTTCATTTAACAACGGTTCTCAAGCTATGTCTGGTAAAGGTATTGTTCGTTATGGTTTTTCAGGGATAAGCGCATCAAATGTTATTTTAGATTTAAGTTCAAAAGAATTATTAACATTATTGCCAATGCGTTTGCCGGCTAAAATTTCAGGAGATTTTTCCGCAGTCATTAAAGAATTCACACAAGGCAAACCCTATTGTGAACAATTACAAGGTAACGTACTTTGGCAAAATGCTGTCGTATCTAGTCAGTTAGGCGTAGTCAATTTAGCTTCTCCTACTGTTGATCTCGGATGTGATAATGGTGAGGTTACGGCATTTGTTACTCAAGAGTCAGATGAATTAGCAACAACCTTAGATAT
Coding sequences:
- a CDS encoding type II secretion system protein N; translated protein: MKFKIAILVVFVYLITLVVNLPLAVVVDWLPRGAIKVNNATGTIWKGQAKQIVVNRKLRFDNVKWDVQLMALLTLNLEADASFNNGSQAMSGKGIVRYGFSGISASNVILDLSSKELLTLLPMRLPAKISGDFSAVIKEFTQGKPYCEQLQGNVLWQNAVVSSQLGVVNLASPTVDLGCDNGEVTAFVTQESDELATTLDISLGEGGIYKLNGEIQGTDKLAPSIAKSLTWIGPKNESGATTLSFSGQL